A stretch of Synechococcus sp. WH 8020 DNA encodes these proteins:
- a CDS encoding alpha/beta fold hydrolase, whose protein sequence is MKTIDPQQPVVILGGFLITAEAYAPMAEWLKHQGVCDVLVVPMTRLDWFLTIWKFGWRRALDRVDDMVKQVQQQSPSGKVTLIGHSSGGVMLRLYLSDEPFQGIVYAGSTRCDRLVTLGSPHQAARATPLRAMVDRRFPGCYESGVDYVSIAGKLDLSSEHASSFSRRGAKASYQRAVNDDGCLGDGLVPVESALLTGARSLIQDDTAHGGLFGDIWYGSTQRLDAWWHFVVGCEF, encoded by the coding sequence GTGAAGACTATTGATCCTCAGCAGCCGGTTGTGATCCTTGGAGGGTTTTTGATTACAGCCGAGGCTTATGCACCAATGGCTGAATGGCTGAAACATCAGGGAGTTTGTGATGTTCTGGTGGTTCCTATGACTCGTTTGGATTGGTTTTTGACCATTTGGAAATTTGGTTGGCGTCGCGCACTCGACCGTGTGGATGACATGGTCAAACAAGTTCAACAACAGTCTCCTAGTGGAAAAGTTACCTTGATTGGGCACAGTTCCGGAGGAGTGATGTTGCGTCTCTATCTCAGCGATGAACCTTTCCAGGGAATTGTTTATGCCGGTTCAACACGATGTGATCGCTTGGTGACGCTCGGCAGTCCCCATCAGGCGGCTCGTGCAACACCTTTGAGGGCGATGGTGGACCGTCGCTTCCCTGGTTGTTATGAATCTGGAGTCGACTATGTCTCTATCGCAGGAAAGCTGGACTTATCGAGTGAACATGCATCGAGCTTCAGCCGCAGAGGTGCCAAAGCTAGTTATCAAAGAGCCGTTAATGATGATGGATGTCTCGGTGACGGATTGGTTCCAGTTGAGTCAGCTCTGCTGACAGGTGCTCGCTCTTTGATTCAAGATGACACTGCCCACGGTGGTTTATTTGGGGACATCTGGTATGGATCTACGCAACGTCTTGATGCGTGGTGGCACTTTGTAGTGGGTTGTGAATTCTAA